A stretch of Cicer arietinum cultivar CDC Frontier isolate Library 1 chromosome 5, Cicar.CDCFrontier_v2.0, whole genome shotgun sequence DNA encodes these proteins:
- the LOC101506862 gene encoding SAGA-associated factor-like protein isoform X3, whose translation MSVPNEENLSSQSQLSSHFFLDLLDSIIVDVASECHRIAKLGLDANLEEEDEELKLSAQARVRMADPGNSNETNGKYVVDIFGQTHPSVANEIFECMNCSRSIMAGKFAPHLEKCMGKGRKARLKVTRSSSGAQNRNSRGSSVSTYSNHSSNNSSVNRLTNGNPSFAGEEHSNGASQP comes from the exons CTTTCATCTCACTTTTTCTTGGATCTCCTTGATTCCATTATAGTTGATGTGGCATCAGAGTGTCACAGAATAGCCAAGCTGGGGCTTGATGCTAATttggaagaagaagatgaagaattgAAGTTATCAGCACAAGCCAGGGTTAGAATGGCTGATCCTGGTAATAGTAATGAAACAAATGGCAAGTATGTGGTTGACATATTTGGACAAACCCATCCTTCAGTAGCAAATGAAATATTTGAGTGCATGAATTGCAGTCGATCTATCATGGCAGGGAAGTTTGCTCCTCATTTGGAGAAGTGCATGGGGAAG GGTAGGAAGGCTCGTTTGAAGGTAACAAGAAGCAGCTCAGGCGCACAGAACCGGAATTCACGAGGCAGTTCTGTTTCTACATATTCAAATCACTCTAGCAACAATAGTAGCGTGAACCGGTTGACAAATGGAAACCCTAGTTTTGCCGGTGAGGAGCACTCTAACGGGGCATCTCAGCCATGA